In Marinobacterium sp. LSUCC0821, the DNA window TCTTGTCACCCTTGCCACGGTATAGCACTAAGTTGTGGTTACAGATAGTGCGACCCAGCGGCTTATCAGCCACCTCATTAGACATGGCAGCCACGTACCAAGCGTTACGGATATGCATGACGAACTCCTTTTAATTTTATGAAGCCAGTATCGCAATTTACTGCATACTTCCCAACGCAAAAAATCGCTATAAAATTGCACTTTTCGATCAAATAATACAAATTAAGTTGAATTACTTAAAATAGATTTACTTTTTTCGTCATGCAGAGCTCTAATAAATCACAACAAACGCCCAACTATGCACTCTATGGTGATAGCCAAGGTGACGCTGAAGCGGGGTTTGTGCACATAGAAACTGTGCAAAAGAGTAGTAAGCCCTATAAAGGTGTCATTAAACCGCACCAACATCGCGATCTTTTTCAAATATTAATCATCGAACGCGGTGAAGCTGAAATTCAGTTGGGGGATGACCAGATATCCATCAATGAGCCAGTCGTAGTCACACTGCCACCAGAGAGCAGACACGGTTTCCATTTCCATAACGGTATACGTGGAGTCATTTTAAGCATTGCCCTTCCTCTAATAGAGAGTAGCAGAGAACGGCTATCGAACAGTGCCTCCATTTTACTATTGGGCGAGAAAGCGGATACCGCTAAACAGATACTCACCATCGCTAATCTTCTGATAGAGGAGCAACAACAACCCACTGATCAACAAGGTGTATCACTTCACCTAATCGATACGCTGTTTGCCATGATTAAGCGGGTAGATAACGCACTCACACTCAGTGACAAGTTACCGGAGACTTTAAAACGCTTCTCACAGCTAATCGAAAACAAACTGGACCAACGACTCGATATAGATGATTACGCAGCAAAATGCGGTGTATCAACTAGCACCTTAAATAGACTTTGTAAGCAGCACTTTGGCAAAAGCTCGCTGCAGATGATTAATCAGCGATTAGCCATTGAGATTAAACGAAGATTAGCCTTTACCCAGCGTTCTATTGCGCTGATCTCAGATGAGTTAGGTTTCAGCGAACCGGGGTACTTTACCCGTTTCGTGAAACGAGAGTTAGGTGAAACACCGATGGCGTTTCGCAAGAGACATAGGTTTGGGCAATGACTGTAGGAACCTACCCGAAGGGTCGGTGACCTAGTTCGGCACCCCTACGGGGAGCCTCGTACAGTAGAGCAGGCCTTTCAGACCAGCGCCGCCGCAGCCCCAATCAGCCCTGGCTCATCCGCCATCATCACATAAGTCGGGATAGAAGCCATATAGCCATCAAAGCGCCCTTTCGCTTCAAAACGAACACGGAACGAGCTCTGTTTGAAGAAATCGATCATACGTGGAGCAATACCACCGGTGATGTAGACACCACCCTGCGCACCATAAGAGAGTGCGAGACTTCCAGCCACACTACCGTATATCGCACAGAACTGATCTAGGGTTTCAAGAGCAAGCTGATCGCGTTTCTCAAATGCTAGATGTGAAATTTCAGCGGGCTTCAAACGCTCTACCGGTTCATCACGGATATCACCTAGCGCCTGGTAGATATTTTGAATACCCATGCCTGAAACCAAACGCTCAGCGGAGACATGCGAGTAGCGCTTCATCAACCAGCGAAGGATCTCAATCTCTTGTTCGTTGATCGGGGCAAAATCTACATGACCACCCTCGGTCACCAGTGGAATAGCAACACCGTTTGAACGCACCAACCCAGAAACACCCAGGCCAGTACCCGCACCTAAAACAGCGATAGGGAAACCCTCGAGTGGGGCACCCTCACCCACTTGAATCAGCTGCTCAGACTTAAGCACTGAGGCTGCATAGGCCATGGCAGCATAATCATTGATGACGCTAAGCGTCTTAAAGCCAAACTTAGCTTGTAGTTCTGATTTAGAGAACTTCCAGCCACTATTGGTCATGCTAATCATGTCCAGATGGGTAGGACAGGCAATTGCAATACAGACACGTTCCGGAACATCACTGCCAATCTGTTTTAGATAGGCTTCGATAGCATCATCAATATTAGGAAAATCTTCAACAGCAAGATTCACAACCTGCGTGGGATTTAAACTTCCAACCTCAACCAAAGCAAAGCGCGCATTGGTACCACCGACATCAGCAATTAGAGATACGTTTTGATCGTACATATTCGTTAATAACTCATAAGTAAGTTTATTACAAAATTTTATAACTCTTTCCAAACACTGGAGCTCTGAAGTTGGAATTTATAGTTATCAGGCTTTCTGATAAGTTAAGCGTCAAGGCGTGTTTACGAAGGCCTAGTGGAGCTATGTCTAGAAAACACAACGCAGAGGGTTAATTTATCTGGAAGCCCCGAAGGGAGCGCTAGTTCTGCTAACTAAAAATTCCACCGAAAGAGCGACCTCATTTCGCTGGATAGCGAGTATCCTTCAAGCTGTCTTTAATCGCCTTAAGGTGTTTCAAGAAATCCGGACCACGGCGAAGTGTTACACCAGTCGCCAGGATATCAATCACAGTCAAATGCATAATTCGTGAAGTCATCGGCATGTAGACATCGGTATCCTCTGGTGCGTCCACATCCACAACAATCGAACAGTGGTCTGCCAACGGTGAATTAGGCGCAGTAATACCTATAACGGTAGCTCCAGACTGACGGCCGATTTCAGCCACATCAACAAGGTCTTTAGTACGTCCCGTGTAAGAGATCACAACGATAACATCACCTGTACTAGACGCTGCAGCAGACATACGCTGCATCAGGATATCATCGTACGCCGTTACAGGAATATTAAAACGGAAGAACTTGTGCTGTGCATCAGTCGCCACAGGCCCAGAAGCACCTAGACCATAGAACATGATCTGCTTAGCTTGAATCAGCTGATCCACAGCCAAGTTGATTGTCTGTGGATCGATATTCTTCTTAGCTTGTACAAGGGCTGCGATAGTCGCGTCGATGATTTTGTTAGTGTAACTCTCAGCATCATCGTCTGGCTCTACGTTACGGTTGACGTAAGGCACACCACTCGCCAAAGCTTGTGCAAGATGGAGTTTAAAATCGGGAAAACCCGCTGTATTAAAGCGCTTACAGAAACGGTTAACTGTAGGCTCACTCACCTGTGCAGCGCGCGCCAAAACAGCAATAGAGGAGCGCGTAGCAGCCTGCGGATCAGCAAGAATCACCTCTGCCACCTTACGTTCAGACCGATTCAATGAGTCAAGTTCGTTACTGATCTCTTGAACAATATTGGTCGCCATCGCGTTCATCTCCTAACACTTAAAACTCAATACTAATCTGGTACTCAGTTCGCATAAATTATTAAATCTGCGCCACTGACTCTTGAATCAATCCTGATACCCAACTCAATTGGTAAGAAGATTCAACAAAGAAGTTACTAAATTACCGAGAGAGATTAACAAAACTGAAAAGAAATTACTTCATTTTTGTATCAATTACATAAAAATGAGTATCTGCCTAGTGAACCAAAATGAGAGCAAATAACCCTTACAACCCATTAAATATTGAAATATACATAGAGATAGATGGTATAAAGAGTTTGGCAGCAGCTATTGTACTAAAGTTAAAAAAGGGTAAAAATGTACGTAATTTTACAACATTTATAAATTAACTAACTTACCTAGAGCTAACTTGCCTAAAAAGTTACTTAAAGAGTTACGTAAGAAATTACATAAAAAATTACATAAGAGAGGTTCAACATGACAATCCGCGTAGGCATTAATGGTTTTGGTCGTATCGGCCGCATGGCATTTCGTGCCATTGCTCAGGAGTTCAACAGCGATATTGAAGTTGTGGGAATTAACGATCTTCTAGATGCTGAATACCTAGCCTACATGTTGAAATACGACTCTGTGCACGGTAACTTCAAAGGGGATATCAAAGCTGAGAATGGCAACCTCGTCGTCAACGGCAAAACGATTCGTTTAACCGCAGAGCGGGACCCAGCCAACCTAGCTTGGGACGCAATTAATGCGGATCTTGTGCTTGAATGTACCGGTTTCTTCCTCACGGAAGAGGGTTGTCAAAAACACATCGATGCTGGCGCCAAAAAGGTAGTTATGTCAGCACCATCTAAAGATGGCACACCGATGTTTGTATACGGTGTGAACCACGAAACTTACGCAGGACAAGCGATTGTCTCTGCTGCATCGTGCACAACAAACTGTTTAGCACCTGTTGCTAAAGTACTGAATGACAACTGGGGCGTGAAACGCGGTCTAATGACCACCGTACACGCAGCTACAGCAACACAAAAGACTGTCGACGGCCCATCATCTAAAGATTGGCGCGGTGGCCGCGGTATTCTTGAAAACATCATCCCCTCTTCAACCGGCGCTGCAAAAGCGGTGGGCGTTGTCCTTCCAGAACTTAACGGAAAACTAACCGGCATGGCCTTCCGAGTACCTACATCGGACGTATCCGTGGTTGACCTAACGGTTGAACTAGAAAAGCCAGCGAGCTATGAAGAGATCTGTGCAGCAATGAAAGCAGCCTCTCAGAGCGGTGCTATTAGCGAGACCTTGGGTTACACAGATGAAGCGGTGGTTGCCACCGATTTCCGTGGCTGTAACAAGTCATCCATCTTTGACTGCGCTGCCGGCATCCAATTGGATGAAACCTTTGTCAAAGTCGTCTCTTGGTACGATAACGAATACGGCTACACCTGTAATATGTTACGTTTTGCAAAAGTTGTCGCAGCGTAAATCAAAACTGAATAAGCCAGGCCTCTATGCCTGGCTTATTCGTGATATAACATACTCTTAACACAAGAGTGTTTTGATTAGTCGGACTTAATGATTAATCAAAACATTTTTGCTGATGCACTAACTGTGTCAGCCCATTTAAGGATTGATAATGGAACGCAGAACGAAGATTGTAGCGACCCTTGGCCCAGCAACTGACAGTCCAGAGGTGCTAGAGCGCCTAATCCAAGCAGGCGTCAATGTGGTGCGCCTCAACTTCTCGCACGGCAGCCCTGAAGACCACAAAAATCGCGCTGCGATGGTACGTGAAGCAGCTGCAAAAGCGGGTCGATTCGTCGCTATCTTGGGTGATTTGCAAGGCCCAAAAATTCGTATTGCACGATTCACCAATACAAAAATCCAGCTTGCCGTCGGAGATAAGTTCGCCCTTGATGCCTCAATGGATAAGACCGCAGGTACACAAGAGGCGGTTGGCATCGATTATGAAGCCCTCGTCGATGACTGCGATGTGGGTGATCTTCTGCTACTTGATGATGGCCGCGTGCAACTTCGCGTTACAGAGAAAAAACCACAGCGCCTAGAGTGTGAAGTGGTGATTGGTGGCCCTCTTTCAAACAACAAAGGGATCAACCGTCAAGGCGGCGGTCTCTCTGCGGGTGCACTGACAGATAAAGACCGTGCAGACATTAAAACAGCAGCTGAAATTGACGTGGATTACCTAGCCGTATCCTTCCCAAGGTCGGGCGATGATATGCGCCAAGCTCGCACCCTGATGAAAGCGGCAGGCGGCAATGCAGGACTGGTCGCTAAAATTGAACGCGCAGAGACTGTTAGCTGTGTTGAGAACATCGACGAGATCATTCGCGCATCTGACAGCGTCATGGTGGCACGTGGCGACCTGGGTGTAGAGATTGGTGATGCAGAACTCATCGGCATCCAAAAACTGATCATCGCACGTGCTCGCACACTCAATAAAACAGTTATCACAGCCACCCAGATGATGGAGTCGATGATCAGCAGCCCAATGCCAACACGTGCAGAGGTATTCGACGTTGCGAACGCCGTACTGGATGGTACCGACGCTGTCATGCTTTCAGCAGAGACAGCGGCAGGTGACTACCCTATCGAAACGGTAGAGGCAATGGCACGCGTTATCATCGGTGCAGAGAAGAACCGCTCTTCTCAGGTCTCTAAACACCGCATGGATGAAGAGTTCACCAACGTTGATGAGTCCATCGCACTGGCTGCAATGTACACTGCAAACCACCTGAAAGGTGTTAAAGCGATCATCTCCATGACAGAGACCGGTGCTACCCCGCTACTGATGTCGCGCATCCGTTCAGGCCTGCCGATATATGCGTTTTCACAACACCCAAAAACCCAGACACGCGTTGCACTCTACCGCGGTGTTAAAACCGTCCCATTCGACAGTGCTGACATCCCTAACCAGGAGGTCAACCAGCGCGCTGTAGACGAGCTACTGCGTCGTGGCGTTGTGTCAGAAGGCGATATCGTACTCATCACTAAAGGTGACTACGTCAACGCACAGGGCGGCACCAACACCATGAAGATCGTCCGCGTCGGCACCGCGATTCAGTAAATTCTACTGTCAACCTCTGTGGGTCTGACCTCCGGTCTGACCCAACCCTATAAGCATCTTCCAGAGATCTGAGCGTAACTCGACAGTGGGGTCAGTCCAGAGGACAGACCCCAACACCCAAACCAACTACGCAGCTCCGGGTCTGACCTATGGTCTGACCCAACTCTAGCAGCATCTTCCAGAGACTCAGCGTAATTCGACAGCGGGGTCAGTCCAGAGGACAGACCCCGGCGCCCTATCCAACCACAAAGCGCCGGGTCTGACCTATGGTCTGACCAAACCCTATCAGCATCTTCCAGAGACCTTAGCGTAATTCGACAGTGGGGTCAGTCCATAGGACAGACCCCAACACCCTATCCAACCACAAAGCGCCCGGTCTGACCTATGGTCTGACCCAACTCTCGCAACATCTTCCAGAATCCTGGGCGTAACTTAACAGCGGGGTCAGTCCAAAGGAGAGACCACGGTGTACTGAACCAACCCTATCTAAACACCCAAAGCCTTGCCAAAACGAAGGTCAGCAACGGCACAACAAAAATCATCGGCACAACTGCAAATAGGTAATCAACCTGCAACACTCCAGTGACGACCCAAACAGCAAATGAGTTTAGAAGCAATCCCGATAAAGCCACTACCAAAAACCTAAATTGATAGTTAAAGGCCTTGTGTATTTTTTCGCCTTGCGTTTGTATGCGAAATGTCCAGAAAAAATGGCCGGAGTAAGAGAAAAAGAAAGCAATAAGAAAGGCTATCAAATTGGCTAACATTGGCTCCATATACCAACCCAAAATGCCATAGACAAGCGCATGCACACCTGTAGCTATCAAACCCACTGATGCGAACTTCGAGAGCTGAACTAAAAGAGAAAGCAGCTTAGTGGACACAGCCTACTTTTCAGCCTCTTCGTCAAAACCCACTTTTTCACGAATCAGATAAATCGGACGACGCTTGGTTTCAATAAAGATTCGTCCTATATACTCTCCAACAACACCCAGCCCCATAAGAATGGCGCCATTGAAGAAGAGCATAATAGCGACTAGCGAGGGGTAACCTGCCACACTATTACCATACAGGAGCGTATCCACCACAACGTAGAGAAGATATAACGCAGAGAAGACCGACAATCCAAAACCAAGATAGGTCCAAATACGCAATGGCGTAGTGCTAAACGAGAAGATACCATCCAGAGCAAAGTTCCAAAGTTTCCAACTACCCCACTTACCCTCGCCAGCGAAACGCTCTTCACGCTTAAAATAGAGCTGTGTCGTTTTAAAGCCTAACCAAGCAAATAAACCCTTCATGAATCGCGTTCGCTCAGGAAGCTGCTTAAGCGCTTCAACTACTCGCCTATCCATCAAACGGAAATCACCCGCATTATCTGGCAGATCTACTTCACTGACGCGACTAAAAAGCTTATAAAAACCATTCGCTGTAAAGCGTTTCATAAAACTATCTGTCGAGCGATCCGAGCGAATCGCCAATACAACATCGAAACCTTCTTGCCACTTGGCGATCATATCTGGGATCAACTCTGGAGGATCTTGCAGATCGACATCCATCGGAATCACAACATCACCGCTGCATAACTCTAACCCAGCCGTTAAGGCCGGCTCTTTACCAAAGTTACGCGATAGATCTACTACCTTGATGTTTGGGTAATCAGTCCTCAACTCACAAAGCTGCGTGTAGGTGGTATCACGACTTCCATCATTCACACAGACAATCTCGTAATCTAAGCCAGTCGATTTCAGAATCGGTGTAATACGCTCAAAAAAAGGAGTAAGACTCTCCGACTCATTAAAGACAGGAACAACAATCGAGAGAAGAGGAGAAGATGGAGTAGCGCTCACAGGCAAGGTCACTTATTTATGGATGGTGGTATAGCAATGTATTCAATTTGAATCGGTTTGTCAGCTTTTGATGGGTGCCAAATGAATGCGCGGCGCTTTGCATCTGAAAGTTTGAATCCTTTAGACTCAATAAAATCACTCATAGAAGCAGATAATGCCTGCCCTGCCAGCCAAGCAACCAGCACACCATCTTCCGAAATATCATTATCAGAAACCCATGGCGATTTAACTAAATCGGCATCAATACGCACGCGTAACTTCTTGCCACCACTAGAGGTAATCAAACCACCCAACCAATCAGTAGCTGCAACGATTTTAATTTGCGATCCTGTCTCAGATTGATAAGCAGATCTAAGCTCACGAGCGATTTCTGCTTGGGGCCACAGAGTACGCATAGGCTTATCACTCATATCCGCGCGGTAGATATGCTGAACAGCATAAAGCACACCAACTAAAGGTAGTAACAGCAGAGCACCCAAAATGATTCGTCGTGCTCGAGCATCCGTAATCCGACCACCCAAGAAGTAGAGCACCACCAAGCCACAGAAATTAAACATAGGCGTGCCCCACATAGGCTTAAGCCCCATGCCCGCAATAACTGGCAGTAGAGCAACCATCACAACAGGGGCAACAACAACCAACCATAGGAAGGTGGTTTTATCAGCAAGACGAGCCGCCTTAGCCACTAATGCACTGCGCCCCACTAAGCCACCAACTATAAGTAAAATTACAAAAAATAGATGGTCAGCCAGCTGTGCAGCTATGAACGAGACACTGTCCGCAATACCACCACTACTCGCACGATCTTGTGCGTAGTGAATAGGAAGAAAATCGGAATCGATTAAGTACGACACCTGTGGCCAGGCAATGACCAAAAAGAGAATACCCGTTAACCAAGGGCCTATACCTTTAAATGAGCTACGCCCAGCTGGAGTCACTAGCAACCAGATGAATACCCATAAAAGCAGGATTCCTGCAGAGTACTTCGACCAAACCATCGCACCCGCAATTACGCCCAACGCAAACCAATAGAAAAGCTTCTGAGTAGATACCGCCCGCCAAACAACTAGAGTCGCCATAGCCCATAACGGCATCTGCAACACATTGTGGTTAAATTCCGGCGTTGGCCAGTGGTAGTAGAAGATAGAGCTCGTAAGCAGCGTAGCGACTAGTGCTTTCTGCTTGCCGATAAACTCTCTGCTTAAGAGATAGATAGCAATATAGGCAACAACTATTGAGAGCTGAGAGAGTAGATAGACAGCCTCAACCTTACCAGTGATACCTATGAATAGATCGAGCAACAAGCCAGGTAGGTTTGGATGTTTGTAGTTTGCGATGACACCTTCACCACTGAGAGTCATTAGTTCAGCGACATCGAGCGGGAGCGCGGTGTGGAAGGCAGGTGCTATTAGGCCCCAAACAAGGATTTGGAGTGTAATTAGAAGCCAAAGTGAATAGCGTTCGATGAAGTTCATAACAAAGGGGTCAGAGTAGACTTGCAACAAGTTGTAAGACTACTCTGACCCCGACGTCGTAACAATGTTTGGACATAAAAAAAGAGGGGCTAAAAGCCCCTCTACTATCTAACAAGCTGCTGAGTCTAGCTCAGCGCTAAATTAGAATGCGTAAGATAGACGAACGCCGAAGATATCTTTAGAAGCTGTAGTGTTGTACTCAGCAGAACCAGCACCAACGATTACGTCAGCGCCAGCGATACCAGCAACATCTTCTAGAGTGTAAGAACCGAAGATACGATCTTCTTCGTTAGCACCGTTTTCGTTCTTCTGCATAGCAACACCAAAGCCCATGTAAGAAGCATTGATGTTAGAAGACTTAGCAGTACCTTTCTTACCGTAAGAAACGTTAAGAGCAACACCGTTTAGGTCCATGCCAGCAGTAGCAGATACACCAGTAGTACCAGCAGCTGAATCATCTTCAATAGCAGCTTTAACAGATACACCTGAAACTGCAGTAGAAAGACCTAGAACAACTGAAGTGTCAGCATCAGTGATGCGCGAAGCAACAGAAACACCTAGGTTATCAATAGAAGTAAGGTTAACCTGAACGTTACCAGAGTTACGACCGAAAATCGCAGAGTTCTCGTAACCACCAGCCAATGCAGCAGCAGCAGCAGTTGAAGTTGCTAGGCCGTTAGAAGTGTTAGCTGCTTCGAAAGTATCAGCACCTGAAGAGAATGCTTTGAAAGTTTCGAATTCACCAAGCTGTACGTTTGCATCTGCATTACCAATAGTTAGCGTAACGTCATCGAATGCAATTGCTTCGGTAGAAGTAAAAGTGCTTTCGATAAGAGTAGAACCACCAGCTGTAGTAGCAGCCTGGGCGTTTGTTGAACCCATATTTAGGTTTACAGTAGCACCGTAAGATGCGAACGCACCGTTAGCGCCTTCTGA includes these proteins:
- a CDS encoding glycosyltransferase family 39 protein; this encodes MLQVYSDPFVMNFIERYSLWLLITLQILVWGLIAPAFHTALPLDVAELMTLSGEGVIANYKHPNLPGLLLDLFIGITGKVEAVYLLSQLSIVVAYIAIYLLSREFIGKQKALVATLLTSSIFYYHWPTPEFNHNVLQMPLWAMATLVVWRAVSTQKLFYWFALGVIAGAMVWSKYSAGILLLWVFIWLLVTPAGRSSFKGIGPWLTGILFLVIAWPQVSYLIDSDFLPIHYAQDRASSGGIADSVSFIAAQLADHLFFVILLIVGGLVGRSALVAKAARLADKTTFLWLVVVAPVVMVALLPVIAGMGLKPMWGTPMFNFCGLVVLYFLGGRITDARARRIILGALLLLPLVGVLYAVQHIYRADMSDKPMRTLWPQAEIARELRSAYQSETGSQIKIVAATDWLGGLITSSGGKKLRVRIDADLVKSPWVSDNDISEDGVLVAWLAGQALSASMSDFIESKGFKLSDAKRRAFIWHPSKADKPIQIEYIAIPPSINK
- a CDS encoding glucokinase — translated: MYDQNVSLIADVGGTNARFALVEVGSLNPTQVVNLAVEDFPNIDDAIEAYLKQIGSDVPERVCIAIACPTHLDMISMTNSGWKFSKSELQAKFGFKTLSVINDYAAMAYAASVLKSEQLIQVGEGAPLEGFPIAVLGAGTGLGVSGLVRSNGVAIPLVTEGGHVDFAPINEQEIEILRWLMKRYSHVSAERLVSGMGIQNIYQALGDIRDEPVERLKPAEISHLAFEKRDQLALETLDQFCAIYGSVAGSLALSYGAQGGVYITGGIAPRMIDFFKQSSFRVRFEAKGRFDGYMASIPTYVMMADEPGLIGAAAALV
- the gap gene encoding type I glyceraldehyde-3-phosphate dehydrogenase; its protein translation is MTIRVGINGFGRIGRMAFRAIAQEFNSDIEVVGINDLLDAEYLAYMLKYDSVHGNFKGDIKAENGNLVVNGKTIRLTAERDPANLAWDAINADLVLECTGFFLTEEGCQKHIDAGAKKVVMSAPSKDGTPMFVYGVNHETYAGQAIVSAASCTTNCLAPVAKVLNDNWGVKRGLMTTVHAATATQKTVDGPSSKDWRGGRGILENIIPSSTGAAKAVGVVLPELNGKLTGMAFRVPTSDVSVVDLTVELEKPASYEEICAAMKAASQSGAISETLGYTDEAVVATDFRGCNKSSIFDCAAGIQLDETFVKVVSWYDNEYGYTCNMLRFAKVVAA
- a CDS encoding GtrA family protein, whose amino-acid sequence is MGLIATGVHALVYGILGWYMEPMLANLIAFLIAFFFSYSGHFFWTFRIQTQGEKIHKAFNYQFRFLVVALSGLLLNSFAVWVVTGVLQVDYLFAVVPMIFVVPLLTFVLARLWVFR
- a CDS encoding glycosyltransferase family 2 protein, coding for MSATPSSPLLSIVVPVFNESESLTPFFERITPILKSTGLDYEIVCVNDGSRDTTYTQLCELRTDYPNIKVVDLSRNFGKEPALTAGLELCSGDVVIPMDVDLQDPPELIPDMIAKWQEGFDVVLAIRSDRSTDSFMKRFTANGFYKLFSRVSEVDLPDNAGDFRLMDRRVVEALKQLPERTRFMKGLFAWLGFKTTQLYFKREERFAGEGKWGSWKLWNFALDGIFSFSTTPLRIWTYLGFGLSVFSALYLLYVVVDTLLYGNSVAGYPSLVAIMLFFNGAILMGLGVVGEYIGRIFIETKRRPIYLIREKVGFDEEAEK
- a CDS encoding MurR/RpiR family transcriptional regulator, which codes for MATNIVQEISNELDSLNRSERKVAEVILADPQAATRSSIAVLARAAQVSEPTVNRFCKRFNTAGFPDFKLHLAQALASGVPYVNRNVEPDDDAESYTNKIIDATIAALVQAKKNIDPQTINLAVDQLIQAKQIMFYGLGASGPVATDAQHKFFRFNIPVTAYDDILMQRMSAAASSTGDVIVVISYTGRTKDLVDVAEIGRQSGATVIGITAPNSPLADHCSIVVDVDAPEDTDVYMPMTSRIMHLTVIDILATGVTLRRGPDFLKHLKAIKDSLKDTRYPAK
- a CDS encoding helix-turn-helix domain-containing protein, with amino-acid sequence MQSSNKSQQTPNYALYGDSQGDAEAGFVHIETVQKSSKPYKGVIKPHQHRDLFQILIIERGEAEIQLGDDQISINEPVVVTLPPESRHGFHFHNGIRGVILSIALPLIESSRERLSNSASILLLGEKADTAKQILTIANLLIEEQQQPTDQQGVSLHLIDTLFAMIKRVDNALTLSDKLPETLKRFSQLIENKLDQRLDIDDYAAKCGVSTSTLNRLCKQHFGKSSLQMINQRLAIEIKRRLAFTQRSIALISDELGFSEPGYFTRFVKRELGETPMAFRKRHRFGQ
- the pyk gene encoding pyruvate kinase, translated to MERRTKIVATLGPATDSPEVLERLIQAGVNVVRLNFSHGSPEDHKNRAAMVREAAAKAGRFVAILGDLQGPKIRIARFTNTKIQLAVGDKFALDASMDKTAGTQEAVGIDYEALVDDCDVGDLLLLDDGRVQLRVTEKKPQRLECEVVIGGPLSNNKGINRQGGGLSAGALTDKDRADIKTAAEIDVDYLAVSFPRSGDDMRQARTLMKAAGGNAGLVAKIERAETVSCVENIDEIIRASDSVMVARGDLGVEIGDAELIGIQKLIIARARTLNKTVITATQMMESMISSPMPTRAEVFDVANAVLDGTDAVMLSAETAAGDYPIETVEAMARVIIGAEKNRSSQVSKHRMDEEFTNVDESIALAAMYTANHLKGVKAIISMTETGATPLLMSRIRSGLPIYAFSQHPKTQTRVALYRGVKTVPFDSADIPNQEVNQRAVDELLRRGVVSEGDIVLITKGDYVNAQGGTNTMKIVRVGTAIQ